A DNA window from Chlamydia buteonis contains the following coding sequences:
- the rsmA gene encoding 16S rRNA (adenine(1518)-N(6)/adenine(1519)-N(6))-dimethyltransferase RsmA — protein sequence MSRSSPEQLSRFLAEVHGHPKKGLSQNFLIDGNILRKILAVSCVQDGDWVLEIGPGFGALTEVLINQGAHVVALEKDPMFEETLKQLPINLEITDACKYPLSQLQDKGWQGKGRVVANLPYHITTPLLTKLFLEVPNQWKTVTVMIQDEVARRITAQPGGKEYGSLTIFLQFFVDVRYAFKVSPGCFLPKPKVSSAVVHMTVKDSFPLEEPLRTKFFSLTRAAFGQRRKLLANALKDLYPKERVFEALSQLNFSDKTRPETLSLDDYLKLFDLLSLHA from the coding sequence TTGTCACGCAGTTCTCCTGAACAACTTAGCCGCTTTTTAGCTGAAGTTCATGGCCATCCTAAAAAAGGCCTTTCACAGAACTTTTTGATAGATGGGAATATTCTAAGGAAGATCCTTGCTGTTTCTTGTGTACAGGATGGGGATTGGGTATTAGAAATAGGCCCCGGATTTGGAGCTCTTACCGAAGTACTCATTAATCAAGGAGCTCATGTCGTTGCTTTAGAAAAGGATCCTATGTTTGAGGAAACATTAAAGCAACTTCCCATAAATCTCGAAATCACAGATGCTTGTAAATATCCTTTATCACAACTTCAAGATAAAGGCTGGCAAGGAAAAGGACGAGTTGTTGCTAACCTGCCCTATCATATTACCACACCTTTATTAACAAAGTTATTTTTAGAAGTTCCTAACCAGTGGAAAACTGTTACGGTAATGATCCAAGATGAAGTCGCGCGACGTATTACAGCGCAACCCGGAGGTAAAGAATACGGATCGTTAACTATCTTTTTACAATTTTTCGTGGATGTGCGCTACGCTTTTAAAGTTAGTCCAGGATGCTTTTTACCAAAACCGAAGGTATCCTCAGCGGTTGTTCATATGACAGTAAAAGATAGCTTTCCTCTTGAAGAACCTCTTCGTACGAAATTCTTTTCTTTAACTAGAGCTGCATTTGGGCAGAGACGAAAACTATTAGCGAATGCTCTTAAAGATCTTTATCCTAAAGAACGCGTTTTTGAGGCTTTAAGCCAACTAAATTTTTCTGACAAAACTCGTCCAGAGACCCTGTCTCTCGATGACTATCTCAAACTATTTGACCTTCTCTCATTGCATGCCTGA